In Pirellulales bacterium, one DNA window encodes the following:
- a CDS encoding C-terminal binding protein, whose protein sequence is MRRVLLTDYAWSDLDIERGILNAVDAELIVAQRKDEEALARLAVDCDAIMTNWARVSESVIAAAERCKIVARLGIGLDNIDVPAATRRGIVVTNVPDYCVVEVAEHALALLLSLSRKAAFYHYETKQGRYNLQAGPALRRIEGQTLGIIGFGNIGRRLAEKAIGLKLNVLATGRARKSQHELPTGVNWCELDQLLQISDYISLHVPLTPETKRMISAPRLARMKPSAYLINTSRGGLIDHAALAAALEAGQLAGAALDVQDPEPPDLTQPPFNDPCVIVTPHAAFVSVESLENLRSRTAQQVATRLQGSVPENVVNPEVLNTAK, encoded by the coding sequence ATGCGTCGAGTATTGTTAACCGATTATGCATGGTCAGACTTAGATATCGAACGTGGTATTTTGAATGCAGTCGATGCAGAGTTAATTGTTGCCCAGCGGAAAGATGAGGAGGCACTCGCTCGCTTAGCGGTTGATTGTGACGCCATTATGACCAACTGGGCCAGAGTGTCAGAATCAGTAATTGCCGCCGCCGAACGATGCAAGATTGTTGCTCGCTTGGGCATAGGATTGGACAATATCGACGTACCCGCGGCCACTCGTCGCGGCATTGTAGTAACCAATGTGCCAGATTATTGCGTGGTTGAGGTAGCGGAACACGCTCTAGCGCTTCTTCTGTCGTTGTCGCGGAAAGCCGCATTCTATCACTACGAAACTAAGCAGGGGCGTTACAATTTACAGGCCGGTCCCGCTTTACGTCGAATCGAAGGTCAGACGCTAGGCATTATTGGCTTCGGAAATATTGGCCGGCGATTGGCGGAGAAGGCCATTGGTCTGAAATTGAATGTATTAGCAACAGGTCGTGCGCGAAAGAGCCAGCACGAATTGCCGACTGGCGTTAACTGGTGCGAACTCGACCAATTGTTGCAGATCAGCGATTACATCAGCCTCCATGTGCCTTTAACACCTGAGACCAAGCGCATGATTAGTGCGCCTCGTTTGGCGCGGATGAAACCGTCGGCCTATTTAATCAATACGTCTCGTGGTGGTTTAATCGATCATGCCGCTTTGGCCGCGGCTTTGGAGGCTGGCCAATTAGCGGGTGCGGCGCTTGACGTGCAGGATCCCGAACCACCAGATCTTACGCAGCCCCCATTTAACGATCCGTGCGTCATTGTTACGCCGCATGCGGCGTTTGTATCCGTCGAGTCGCTGGAAAATCTACGGTCCCGTACGGCACAACAAGTTGCCACGCGTTTGCAAGGAAGTGTACCGGAAAACGTAGTGAATCCGGAAGTGTTGAATACTGCCAAGTGA
- a CDS encoding aldo/keto reductase, with translation MQLRPLSTTGIEVSGVALGTWPMAGMTSLDVNESDSLATIAAALGAGINFFDTAYCYGRQGESEKLLAHALKERRAEVVIATKSGVHWDVNGQRVSDARPATLRKQCEESLRRLNTDRVELLYLHAPDPQVSIAESAGELRRLMEEGKTRCVGISNASLQQLRDFVAVCPLSAYQPCYNMLQREIELDILPWCLEHNVAVCVYWPLMKGLLTAKFARNHQFDSQDGRKKYPMYQGQEWEKTQDFLDELRSIAAEIGHSVPQIVINWTIHQPGITSALCGAKRPVQIRETAGAMGWKLSSTYIERINQAIEQRGKIVSRTAV, from the coding sequence ATGCAATTACGCCCGTTGAGTACAACCGGAATCGAAGTCTCCGGTGTTGCGCTTGGCACGTGGCCAATGGCGGGTATGACCTCGCTGGACGTCAACGAATCTGACAGTTTGGCGACCATTGCCGCTGCCTTGGGCGCAGGAATCAATTTCTTCGATACGGCATATTGTTATGGTAGGCAAGGAGAAAGTGAAAAATTGTTGGCTCATGCCCTGAAAGAGCGGCGTGCTGAGGTTGTGATTGCAACCAAGAGTGGAGTTCATTGGGATGTAAATGGCCAACGGGTTTCCGACGCGCGGCCTGCTACACTTCGGAAACAATGCGAGGAAAGTTTACGGCGGTTGAACACTGACCGGGTTGAGTTGCTTTATCTGCACGCACCCGATCCACAAGTCTCGATAGCCGAATCAGCTGGCGAATTGCGGAGGCTAATGGAAGAAGGTAAAACCCGGTGCGTCGGTATCTCGAACGCTAGCCTGCAGCAATTGCGCGACTTCGTTGCAGTGTGCCCTCTAAGTGCATACCAACCTTGTTACAATATGCTGCAGCGAGAAATTGAACTCGATATTCTTCCTTGGTGCCTTGAACACAATGTTGCCGTATGCGTGTATTGGCCGCTAATGAAAGGATTGTTAACGGCAAAATTTGCTCGAAATCATCAATTTGATTCACAGGATGGCCGGAAAAAATATCCCATGTATCAAGGACAGGAATGGGAAAAGACGCAAGATTTTCTAGATGAGCTTCGATCGATTGCTGCCGAAATCGGTCATAGTGTACCTCAAATCGTGATAAATTGGACAATTCACCAGCCCGGTATCACGAGTGCCTTATGCGGCGCAAAGCGACCTGTGCAAATTCGCGAAACCGCGGGCGCCATGGGCTGGAAGCTCTCCAGCACATACATCGAGCGGATCAATCAGGCCATTGAACAGCGCGGCAAAATTGTTTCTCGCACAGCGGTATGA
- a CDS encoding ferrochelatase, with amino-acid sequence MLSSETKSNADAEPVLSGIGRTAPNYEAVLIVSFGGPEASQDVIPFLENVLRGRNVPRERLLEVAKHYEYFGGVSPLNAQNRELAAALQTELQRHDIHLQVYLGNRNWHPFLADILRQMRADGVRHALGFFTSAFSSYSSCRQYLKNIAAAQAELGADAPRVHKLRTYFNHPGFIEPMIQRAAMGLKQIPEKDGRRRSARLVFTAHSIPLAMSANCSYELQLRDASQLVASTIGHDDWNLVYQSRSGPSSQAWLEPDINHHLRKLAADGVHDVVVIPIGFISDHIEVLYDLDLEAKATAEELGINMIRVGTVGTDVRFVKMIQELIMERMTEMNDRPTLGKLRPCPDVCAEDCCLSGRAAM; translated from the coding sequence ATGTTGTCTTCGGAAACCAAGTCCAACGCAGACGCCGAGCCTGTCCTCAGTGGCATCGGCAGAACCGCGCCAAATTACGAGGCAGTATTGATTGTCTCATTTGGCGGCCCCGAAGCTTCTCAAGACGTCATCCCTTTTTTAGAAAACGTGTTGCGGGGCCGCAATGTTCCGCGAGAACGACTGCTTGAGGTGGCGAAGCATTACGAATATTTTGGAGGCGTCAGTCCCCTGAATGCGCAAAACAGAGAGCTGGCGGCCGCACTCCAAACGGAATTGCAGCGACACGATATTCATCTGCAGGTTTATTTGGGCAATCGCAACTGGCATCCCTTTTTGGCCGATATCTTGCGTCAAATGCGCGCCGATGGGGTGCGCCACGCACTGGGGTTTTTTACCTCGGCATTCAGTTCGTATTCCAGCTGCCGTCAATACCTCAAGAACATTGCCGCCGCACAGGCTGAGCTCGGTGCTGATGCACCGCGGGTGCATAAGCTCCGGACGTATTTCAATCATCCTGGCTTTATTGAACCAATGATTCAGCGCGCTGCAATGGGTTTGAAGCAAATTCCAGAAAAAGATGGCCGACGGCGATCCGCCCGTTTGGTCTTTACGGCACACAGTATCCCGCTGGCAATGTCCGCGAATTGCAGTTATGAACTGCAGTTGCGCGACGCCTCCCAATTGGTGGCTTCGACAATAGGACATGACGATTGGAATTTGGTGTATCAAAGCCGGAGTGGTCCATCATCCCAGGCATGGTTGGAGCCCGATATCAACCATCACCTTCGAAAACTAGCAGCAGATGGTGTGCACGATGTTGTAGTTATTCCCATTGGTTTCATTTCCGATCATATTGAGGTCCTTTACGATTTGGACCTGGAAGCGAAAGCAACGGCCGAAGAATTGGGGATCAATATGATCCGTGTTGGAACAGTGGGAACTGATGTACGATTTGTGAAAATGATACAAGAGTTAATTATGGAACGAATGACCGAAATGAATGATCGACCTACTCTGGGAAAACTTAGACCTTGCCCTGATGTCTGCGCAGAAGATTGCTGCTTAAGCGGACGTGCCGCGATGTGA
- a CDS encoding pyroglutamyl-peptidase I encodes MPRVLLTAFEPYDRWKANSSWLALVHLTQHLPDHPQITTRLYPIDFLAMKEQLAADLSSKFAYVLHLGQAPGSSRIQLEAIGLNIGGSSSQSPDQYRALTDDGPVAYLSELPLSEWAVKLRRGGIPAQVSYHAGTYLCNATLYWSHYLACKMSLPTRSAFIHLPLDISQVVNEPHGTASLPATVSANAVRCILEELT; translated from the coding sequence ATGCCGCGCGTTTTACTCACTGCATTTGAACCGTATGACCGCTGGAAAGCGAACTCCAGTTGGCTTGCACTTGTACATCTCACTCAGCATTTGCCGGATCATCCCCAAATTACCACACGGTTATATCCCATCGATTTCTTGGCAATGAAAGAGCAGTTGGCAGCCGATTTATCAAGCAAATTCGCTTACGTTTTGCACTTGGGGCAGGCTCCTGGAAGTTCTCGAATTCAACTGGAAGCGATCGGGCTAAACATCGGCGGCTCCAGCAGCCAATCCCCCGATCAATACCGCGCACTAACCGACGATGGGCCCGTAGCCTACCTTAGTGAGTTGCCACTTTCGGAATGGGCAGTGAAATTGCGGCGCGGCGGCATTCCGGCTCAGGTTTCCTATCATGCGGGAACTTACCTTTGCAATGCAACACTGTATTGGTCACATTATCTCGCCTGCAAAATGTCGCTTCCAACTCGGTCTGCGTTTATTCATCTGCCACTGGACATTTCCCAAGTCGTGAACGAGCCACATGGCACCGCATCGCTGCCGGCAACTGTTTCTGCAAACGCGGTACGATGCATCTTAGAGGAGTTAACTTAA
- a CDS encoding autotransporter-associated beta strand repeat-containing protein encodes MLRAIFVRASGLKANFVKATLGTALLGWLLLAATTAFAATETWGPGVSGFEWGTSGNWTGGNAVPATGDTLIFDSTGNSSSPSDDNLGNAFSIATLNFVNGANAYTLTSNSGANDQSLALTSSLIDQASGQTETFNFAITGTGTLFMGGPTSSPDGNGGATLVLNANAGFAALTSSINNATGDTLQLGNNSTLTVNGNILVGGYNPTAASTSKLTIAGTTLGTGSLTDTGTTNTLVIGGVTNAPGSALTATLDLSGLNTFSFTGQEADIGGNQSTSTTTPTGNRVVATMTLAAATNTIKVTSTTAGVSVGGGSPSNGGTAVLNLSGTGTNTIWTPTLFIGTVKSNGTVQFGSGSGGSFTLRNAAGTGRAAIVVGSHTGAGTLSAHGTLNLNGHSLDVMASTLTVGADTAASTAGTVSSSVSFDTGTFDVTSIILGQRTGAALGTTTGTLTMGGGILNVNSAGGGSFVLGSNGSSGTGSTTGVFNLSVGTANILTNITVGPTGSGTTGNINFSSGTLNMGSGAVATNFAIGTAAIPVSNFNMPTSGNTGTIQNLGGGGIFANGGSGSTSGLGGLTMGDSGTLILSGNNTYTGTTNVNNGIVQFGSTTPAVNSTINMNGGNVAFSPVALNTYQIGGLGGSGGITLTDTGGINGVTLNIGTAGGSYSGSLTGNGGLKMAGTNGTTVQTLSGINSYKGNTTITSGTLQLSGAQLYNGVSSPGTVLVNGGTLAGSGTISSAVSLTSGTIAPDAFSPLNVNSLNMNGTGGLLFTLNGGSLSEIVVGGNATLTSGSLAFALSGIPSPSASPYTILDDSAGTLSNSLVFSNPYIVSGTQFTVSKVGNTLQVQILSPSNLTWVGNLSSGKWDVNNTQNWNNGTGPSVFKQFDTVTFDNSASPSNTNVNIVAPVTPSALSSIVVTFANDVSHPYVISSTTGNGIGGIGGLTVNSNDGNGTVTLQTVNTYSGNTTVQSGTLILSSGGSIASPNVIVNGGGLTINSTSSAAATAININNNGAVNVNSGGSLTGAGLTVNVANSSGTGFTVASGGIIPVTTNLINNGTTTFGSSQAIATLNGTSSSAVLTQTGTLTVNNGGTYAGAINQSGSGGLTVAGGSLLLTGPSNYTGATTVNLNTTLQIDDGTLNTGSLSSNTAITNNGTLIFARTDSPTIANSISGTGLLEVNANFGTTTLSGNNSSFTGTAGIYSGTLVQGSANALGAGTVALFVGQPEPTPASGISTTTGSLTLANSTAVGSFSALSANTSTTPTSTVTIPTGTTLTVNGAFLIGSSNSSGFTYDNTTNFTGRGSLVVSGTGNFMVGQPSNNAAGAKDTTNSDMSPLTSVSVNTTGIFAVGYGSNSRGLLSLADNTTAGMPANSINATEIDVGNSLSDNNVGQSVLTLGQGTNVLQANTINIGLGKTSGSITWSSGSGSSSSVSIAGTGGGSAAANIIVSGQNSTTSAGGNSSLLLAGHIANVQAGSLAIGENIGNTAGGANGTVTFDTGSFDAGSLTIG; translated from the coding sequence ATGCTACGTGCTATCTTTGTGCGCGCATCGGGGTTGAAGGCCAATTTTGTAAAAGCAACTTTGGGGACCGCATTGCTCGGCTGGCTGCTCTTAGCCGCGACCACCGCCTTCGCTGCAACCGAGACCTGGGGACCGGGCGTGTCAGGCTTTGAATGGGGAACCAGTGGCAACTGGACTGGCGGAAATGCCGTGCCCGCTACCGGCGATACGCTGATATTCGATAGCACCGGCAATAGCAGTTCCCCCAGCGATGATAACCTTGGCAATGCTTTTTCGATTGCCACGCTGAACTTTGTCAATGGTGCAAACGCCTATACGCTAACCAGCAATTCTGGGGCAAATGACCAATCCTTGGCGCTGACGAGTTCTCTTATCGATCAGGCAAGTGGCCAAACGGAAACATTCAATTTTGCAATTACCGGCACCGGTACGCTGTTCATGGGCGGCCCAACATCATCGCCAGACGGCAATGGCGGCGCAACGCTGGTGCTTAATGCCAACGCAGGATTTGCCGCACTTACTTCCAGTATCAACAATGCTACGGGGGATACGCTCCAACTTGGCAACAACAGCACGCTGACGGTCAATGGCAACATTCTGGTGGGCGGCTACAACCCGACCGCCGCCTCAACCAGCAAGCTGACCATTGCTGGAACCACTCTTGGGACAGGTAGCCTGACAGATACCGGAACTACAAATACTTTAGTAATCGGTGGCGTTACAAATGCGCCTGGGTCGGCGCTTACCGCAACGTTGGATTTATCCGGCCTGAATACCTTTTCGTTTACTGGCCAGGAAGCTGACATTGGCGGCAACCAGTCCACTTCAACGACAACCCCCACGGGAAATCGCGTTGTCGCCACTATGACATTGGCTGCCGCGACGAATACCATCAAGGTGACTTCAACCACAGCCGGCGTAAGCGTCGGCGGCGGAAGCCCGAGTAATGGAGGAACTGCTGTTCTTAACCTAAGTGGGACCGGGACCAACACGATTTGGACTCCCACGTTGTTCATTGGAACAGTGAAGTCGAACGGCACGGTGCAGTTTGGCAGCGGATCGGGTGGGTCATTTACTCTCCGAAATGCCGCAGGCACTGGACGGGCAGCCATCGTCGTTGGCTCGCATACCGGAGCTGGCACCTTGTCCGCGCACGGAACATTAAACCTGAACGGTCACTCGCTGGATGTGATGGCGAGCACCCTGACCGTGGGCGCGGATACTGCGGCCAGTACCGCCGGTACTGTCTCGAGTTCCGTATCGTTCGACACAGGGACGTTCGACGTTACTTCAATCATCCTGGGGCAAAGAACGGGGGCCGCCCTGGGAACTACCACCGGCACGTTGACGATGGGCGGCGGAATCCTCAACGTGAACTCGGCTGGAGGCGGCTCGTTTGTCCTGGGCAGCAATGGTTCTTCAGGCACCGGCAGCACGACGGGGGTTTTTAATCTCAGCGTTGGTACCGCAAATATCCTCACTAACATCACTGTGGGCCCCACCGGCAGTGGAACTACTGGAAATATCAATTTCAGTAGCGGCACTTTGAATATGGGTAGCGGCGCGGTGGCCACCAATTTCGCGATTGGCACTGCCGCTATTCCGGTTTCCAATTTCAATATGCCCACATCCGGCAACACCGGAACAATTCAGAACCTCGGCGGCGGTGGCATCTTTGCCAACGGCGGAAGCGGCAGCACAAGCGGTCTTGGCGGACTGACGATGGGCGATTCTGGAACGCTGATCCTGAGCGGTAACAACACCTATACCGGCACGACAAATGTGAATAACGGCATCGTGCAGTTTGGCAGTACGACGCCAGCGGTGAACAGTACCATCAATATGAATGGCGGCAACGTGGCCTTCAGCCCAGTTGCACTCAACACCTATCAGATCGGCGGCCTAGGGGGTAGCGGCGGGATCACGCTGACAGACACCGGAGGCATTAATGGTGTCACTCTCAACATCGGAACGGCGGGTGGAAGTTATTCCGGATCGCTCACAGGCAACGGCGGCCTGAAAATGGCAGGCACCAACGGAACCACCGTGCAAACACTCAGCGGAATTAATAGCTACAAAGGCAACACCACCATTACCTCTGGAACTTTGCAGCTTTCCGGCGCCCAGCTTTACAACGGAGTTTCTTCGCCCGGCACAGTGTTAGTAAATGGCGGTACACTCGCAGGTTCTGGCACCATCAGCTCTGCAGTGAGTTTGACCTCTGGCACGATTGCTCCCGATGCGTTTTCGCCTCTGAATGTCAACAGCTTAAATATGAACGGTACTGGCGGTTTGTTGTTTACTTTGAATGGCGGCAGCCTAAGCGAAATTGTGGTTGGCGGAAATGCAACACTCACATCGGGCTCGCTAGCATTTGCACTTTCGGGTATTCCCAGCCCGAGTGCTTCTCCGTACACAATTTTGGACGATAGTGCAGGAACCTTGAGCAATTCGTTGGTCTTCAGTAATCCATATATCGTGTCTGGAACGCAGTTCACGGTGTCCAAAGTCGGCAACACGCTGCAAGTACAAATTCTTAGTCCGAGCAATCTTACATGGGTCGGAAATTTGTCTTCGGGGAAATGGGATGTTAACAATACTCAAAATTGGAACAATGGAACTGGCCCCAGTGTATTCAAACAATTTGATACCGTTACGTTTGATAATAGCGCTAGCCCTTCAAATACGAATGTGAATATTGTTGCTCCGGTCACCCCAAGTGCTTTGTCGAGTATTGTTGTAACCTTTGCCAATGACGTCTCCCATCCCTATGTGATTAGCAGCACAACGGGCAATGGCATCGGTGGAATCGGCGGATTAACTGTTAATAGCAACGATGGCAATGGCACGGTAACGCTCCAGACGGTCAATACCTACTCGGGTAATACAACAGTTCAATCAGGAACGCTAATTCTCAGTTCCGGCGGCTCGATTGCTAGCCCCAACGTCATTGTCAATGGAGGTGGGCTGACGATCAATTCTACAAGCTCTGCTGCCGCCACTGCGATTAACATCAACAATAACGGCGCGGTAAATGTGAATTCTGGTGGTTCGTTGACCGGTGCCGGCCTCACGGTCAACGTAGCCAACTCCAGCGGAACCGGCTTCACTGTCGCTAGCGGCGGAATAATTCCTGTCACGACCAACCTGATTAACAATGGAACCACGACCTTTGGCTCAAGCCAAGCAATCGCCACGCTTAACGGGACAAGTTCCAGTGCGGTGCTAACGCAAACGGGTACGCTAACTGTAAATAATGGTGGAACCTACGCTGGGGCAATCAACCAGAGCGGTTCAGGCGGGTTAACGGTGGCGGGTGGATCGCTTCTCTTGACCGGTCCGTCCAATTATACCGGAGCCACTACAGTTAACCTTAATACCACCCTGCAAATCGACGACGGCACTCTCAATACAGGCAGCTTGAGTTCGAATACAGCTATCACGAACAACGGCACGTTGATTTTCGCCCGCACGGACAGCCCGACGATTGCTAATTCGATCTCTGGCACTGGTCTGCTCGAGGTCAACGCTAACTTTGGCACGACAACGTTATCTGGCAACAATAGTAGCTTTACTGGCACCGCCGGCATTTATTCCGGCACGTTGGTTCAGGGTTCTGCCAATGCCTTGGGCGCCGGGACGGTTGCTCTGTTCGTTGGCCAACCAGAGCCGACTCCTGCCAGCGGGATCAGCACTACCACCGGCAGTTTGACTCTGGCTAATTCCACGGCGGTGGGCAGTTTTTCGGCCCTCAGTGCCAATACCTCCACCACTCCCACCAGTACAGTCACGATTCCCACAGGCACTACGTTAACCGTCAACGGCGCGTTCCTCATTGGTTCTTCCAATTCAAGTGGATTCACCTATGACAATACGACGAATTTTACCGGGAGGGGCTCGTTAGTTGTGTCTGGAACTGGAAACTTTATGGTCGGGCAGCCCAGCAACAACGCCGCTGGCGCTAAAGATACGACGAATTCAGATATGTCGCCACTGACTAGCGTCAGCGTTAACACCACCGGCATTTTTGCAGTTGGTTACGGTTCAAATTCTCGCGGACTATTGAGTTTGGCTGACAACACCACGGCGGGCATGCCTGCCAACTCCATCAACGCCACTGAAATAGACGTCGGCAACAGTCTGTCTGATAACAATGTCGGCCAATCTGTTTTGACGTTAGGCCAAGGAACGAATGTTCTTCAGGCTAATACCATCAACATTGGCCTGGGCAAGACCAGTGGCTCGATAACATGGTCGTCCGGTTCTGGGTCCAGTTCGTCGGTCAGCATCGCCGGCACGGGAGGCGGATCGGCTGCAGCGAACATTATTGTAAGCGGTCAAAACAGCACGACCTCAGCCGGCGGCAATTCAAGCTTATTGCTCGCAGGGCA
- a CDS encoding sigma-70 family RNA polymerase sigma factor, whose amino-acid sequence MDASRYTNPDDAFVELLAKNQVRLRSYIATLVRDSGAADDLLQEASMALWKNRKAYDSNRDFFRWACGMALIEVLRFRRKAATDKLLFDEALLNTLAADYIKHVEDWDRREIALSGCLQKLSAKDRWLLDARYRSDVTTAQIAQQLGKPLSTIYSSLSRIRETLFRCVQSAIAQESHPSI is encoded by the coding sequence ATGGACGCGAGTCGCTATACCAACCCGGATGACGCATTTGTTGAACTTCTGGCAAAAAACCAGGTTCGGCTGCGCTCCTACATCGCAACGCTTGTCCGCGACAGCGGGGCAGCCGACGATTTACTGCAAGAAGCTAGCATGGCCCTTTGGAAAAATCGAAAAGCGTACGATTCTAATAGGGATTTTTTCCGCTGGGCATGCGGTATGGCCTTGATCGAGGTACTTCGTTTTCGCCGTAAAGCTGCAACCGACAAGTTGTTATTTGACGAAGCACTCTTAAATACCCTCGCCGCCGACTATATTAAGCACGTTGAAGATTGGGATCGGCGTGAGATCGCCTTGAGCGGATGCTTGCAAAAACTTTCTGCCAAAGATCGATGGTTGCTGGATGCTCGCTATCGCTCCGATGTAACCACCGCGCAAATCGCTCAACAATTGGGCAAGCCACTGAGTACGATTTATAGCTCGTTGTCGAGGATCCGAGAAACCTTGTTCCGTTGCGTGCAAAGTGCGATTGCGCAAGAATCGCACCCGTCTATTTAG
- a CDS encoding FecR family protein, with protein sequence MSTNSSLSSANLDGAKLRQLISAWCDGVINEADLQQLQASLSTSDSAREIFLAFMQIHAHMQGHAKAKEYLETFTSLPLKITDCSDSTLPSESPALLRKYMLSSSRIYRWRWGWAALLLIGVFGWNFVERTREDAPRPSASQLAAEKAHLASPTLESDRPPIVLARVTDHSEDCQWFLDQGSQTQSEPPQSICSGETIRATKGMMKLTFTNGTVVTLHAPALFQVISNMRARVLLGTVTTRVAEGAEGFSVLTPRATVIDLGTEFGIQVTEVGATDVVVFKGEVNLDYVNQEEGIARRQRLRIGEGMHLDALGTASRIVAITDERYSDSPSRDSLRRPPVITAVRDNILRDAWNYYEIVPGAMREDVKAFADREAHEWNGVTTRGMPAYLLGGDYVKTFNNDKVNHDIEISVTLNRAAKLYVLFDKRIPPPQWLTDNFRNTGDEIGVDEGPFYVHGVWYTNHHPGVGPGVSVDNVSSIWVRDVKGPCSVKLGPTESTTVDINMYGIVAVPTSGSASNDQQAKAR encoded by the coding sequence ATGTCGACGAATTCCTCGCTATCATCGGCTAATCTTGACGGTGCGAAGCTTCGCCAATTAATTTCCGCGTGGTGTGACGGCGTAATCAACGAAGCCGACCTGCAACAGTTGCAGGCATCGCTTTCTACGAGTGACTCTGCGCGGGAAATATTCCTTGCCTTTATGCAGATTCACGCACATATGCAAGGACATGCCAAAGCAAAAGAGTATTTGGAAACGTTTACTTCTTTACCGCTGAAAATCACCGACTGCTCCGATTCTACTCTGCCGTCAGAATCGCCGGCGTTGTTGCGAAAGTATATGCTCTCTTCCAGCCGAATTTATCGCTGGCGCTGGGGATGGGCTGCCTTGTTGCTGATTGGAGTGTTTGGCTGGAATTTTGTAGAAAGGACGCGCGAAGATGCACCCCGGCCTAGTGCCAGTCAACTTGCTGCTGAAAAAGCCCATTTGGCGAGTCCAACTCTTGAATCAGATCGGCCTCCGATCGTCCTGGCACGAGTGACCGATCACTCTGAAGACTGCCAATGGTTTCTGGACCAAGGCAGCCAAACGCAAAGCGAACCTCCCCAAAGCATTTGCAGTGGGGAAACGATTCGCGCGACTAAGGGAATGATGAAACTTACCTTCACCAATGGCACCGTAGTCACTTTGCATGCTCCGGCATTGTTTCAAGTAATTTCCAATATGCGTGCCAGAGTACTGTTAGGTACTGTAACAACGCGAGTGGCTGAAGGAGCAGAAGGCTTTTCCGTGCTGACGCCGCGAGCCACGGTCATTGATTTAGGCACCGAATTTGGCATTCAGGTCACTGAGGTGGGCGCAACCGATGTTGTGGTCTTTAAAGGAGAAGTCAACCTAGATTACGTTAATCAAGAAGAAGGAATCGCTCGGCGGCAACGACTCCGTATTGGCGAAGGGATGCACTTGGACGCTCTTGGAACAGCAAGCCGAATTGTCGCAATTACCGATGAGCGCTATTCTGATTCACCCTCAAGGGATTCTTTGCGGCGACCGCCGGTTATTACCGCTGTCCGTGACAACATCCTGCGTGATGCTTGGAACTATTATGAGATTGTGCCAGGCGCAATGAGAGAAGACGTCAAGGCGTTTGCCGATCGTGAAGCGCACGAATGGAATGGCGTTACGACCAGAGGGATGCCGGCTTACTTGCTGGGTGGCGACTATGTCAAAACATTTAATAACGATAAAGTAAACCACGATATTGAGATTTCAGTAACGCTCAATCGTGCCGCAAAATTGTATGTGCTATTCGACAAACGTATCCCGCCGCCACAATGGCTAACGGATAATTTTCGCAATACAGGAGACGAAATCGGTGTCGATGAAGGCCCTTTTTATGTCCACGGAGTGTGGTACACGAATCATCATCCAGGCGTTGGGCCAGGGGTTAGTGTTGATAATGTTTCGTCAATCTGGGTGCGTGACGTGAAGGGGCCCTGTTCGGTTAAATTAGGACCGACGGAATCAACCACTGTCGACATCAACATGTATGGAATTGTTGCTGTCCCCACGAGCGGTAGTGCATCAAATGACCAACAGGCTAAGGCTCGTTAG